A part of Saccharomonospora amisosensis genomic DNA contains:
- a CDS encoding 2-oxoacid:acceptor oxidoreductase subunit alpha, whose protein sequence is MSTSASDSDTEALSATRPTEVNRLDRVVIRFAGDSGDGMQLTGDRFTSEAAAFGNDLATLPNFPAEIRAPQGTIPGVSSFQVHFADYDILTPGDRPDVLVAMNPAALKANIGDLPRGGTVIVNTDEFNKRNLTKVGYSADPLEDDSLAGFEVHRVAMSTLTQGALSETGLGKKDAERCKNMFALGLLSWMYHRPTEGTEAFLREKFATKPQIAEANILAFRAGWNYGETTESFATTFEVAPAALPTGTYRQITGNTALAYGIVAAGQRCGLPILLGTYPITPASDVLHELSKHKNFGITTFQAEDEIAGIGAALGASYGGALGVTSTSGPGIALKSETIGLAVMTELPLLVIDVQRGGPSTGLPTKTEQADLLQAMFGRNSESPVPVIAPCTPADCFDAALEAARIALVYRTPVLLLSDGAIANGSEPWLIPDVADLPDLRVAFATEPNAPDGSGEFWPYVRDPETLARQWAIPGTPGLQHRIGGLEKQDGKGSISYDPDNHDHMVRLRQAKVDGITVPDVTVDDPSGGQAKVLALGWGSTYGPIGAACRRVRKQGLPIAQAHLRHLNPFPANLGEVLGRYEHVVVPEMNMGQLALLLRAKYLTDIRSYTKVAGLPFKAEELECVFTDIIKEATQ, encoded by the coding sequence ATGAGCACGAGTGCCAGCGACAGCGATACCGAAGCGCTGTCCGCGACACGACCGACCGAGGTCAACAGGCTCGACCGGGTGGTGATCCGCTTCGCGGGGGACTCCGGCGATGGTATGCAGCTGACCGGCGACCGGTTCACCTCGGAGGCGGCGGCGTTCGGCAATGATCTGGCGACCTTGCCGAACTTCCCGGCGGAGATCCGTGCTCCGCAGGGGACGATCCCCGGGGTGTCGAGTTTCCAGGTGCACTTCGCCGACTACGACATCCTGACGCCTGGAGACCGGCCAGACGTGCTTGTCGCGATGAACCCGGCGGCGCTGAAGGCCAACATCGGTGATCTCCCACGGGGTGGGACGGTGATCGTCAACACCGATGAGTTCAACAAGCGCAACCTGACCAAGGTCGGGTACTCCGCAGACCCGCTCGAGGACGACTCGCTGGCGGGATTCGAGGTGCACCGCGTCGCCATGTCGACGCTGACCCAGGGGGCACTCTCGGAGACCGGGCTCGGTAAGAAGGACGCCGAGCGCTGCAAGAACATGTTCGCGCTTGGGTTGCTTTCGTGGATGTACCACCGGCCGACCGAAGGCACCGAGGCATTCCTGCGCGAGAAGTTCGCCACCAAGCCGCAGATCGCCGAAGCCAACATCCTGGCGTTTCGGGCCGGCTGGAACTACGGCGAGACCACGGAGTCGTTCGCCACGACGTTCGAGGTGGCGCCCGCGGCACTGCCGACGGGCACGTACCGGCAGATCACCGGCAACACCGCGCTGGCGTACGGGATCGTGGCGGCGGGACAGCGCTGCGGACTGCCGATCCTGCTGGGCACCTACCCGATCACCCCGGCCAGCGACGTGCTGCACGAACTGTCCAAGCACAAGAACTTCGGCATCACCACGTTCCAGGCCGAGGACGAGATCGCCGGAATCGGCGCGGCGCTCGGCGCGTCCTACGGGGGCGCGCTCGGGGTGACGTCCACCTCCGGCCCCGGGATCGCGCTCAAGAGTGAGACCATCGGGCTGGCGGTGATGACCGAACTGCCGCTGCTGGTGATCGACGTGCAGCGCGGCGGACCATCCACAGGCCTGCCGACCAAGACCGAACAGGCCGACCTGTTGCAGGCCATGTTCGGCCGCAACAGCGAGTCCCCGGTGCCGGTGATCGCGCCATGCACCCCCGCGGACTGTTTCGATGCCGCGCTGGAGGCCGCCCGGATCGCGCTGGTCTACCGCACCCCCGTGCTGTTGCTCTCCGACGGAGCGATCGCCAACGGATCGGAACCGTGGCTGATCCCCGACGTGGCGGACTTGCCGGATCTGCGGGTCGCGTTCGCGACCGAACCGAACGCCCCCGACGGCTCCGGGGAGTTCTGGCCCTACGTGCGTGACCCCGAGACCCTGGCCCGGCAGTGGGCGATCCCGGGTACGCCGGGGCTGCAACACCGGATCGGCGGGCTGGAGAAGCAGGACGGCAAGGGCAGCATCTCTTACGACCCGGACAACCACGACCACATGGTGCGGCTGCGCCAGGCCAAGGTCGACGGCATCACCGTGCCCGACGTGACGGTCGACGACCCCAGCGGCGGTCAGGCGAAAGTGCTCGCGTTGGGTTGGGGCTCCACCTACGGCCCCATCGGAGCCGCCTGTCGCCGGGTCCGTAAGCAGGGACTGCCGATCGCGCAGGCCCACCTGCGTCACCTCAACCCCTTCCCCGCCAACCTTGGCGAGGTGCTTGGCCGCTACGAGCACGTGGTGGTGCCGGAAATGAACATGGGGCAGCTCGCGCTGCTGCTGCGTGCGAAGTACCTGACCGACATCCGTTCCTACACCAAGGTCGCCGGGCTGCCGTTCAAGGCCGAGGAACTCGAATGCGTCTTCACCGACATCATCAAGGAGGCCACACAGTGA
- a CDS encoding 2-oxoacid:ferredoxin oxidoreductase subunit beta translates to MTATDLGLPTAGGLDLVPGTDEPQKAKDYKSDQEVRWCPGCGDYVVLNTIQSFLPTLGLKRENIVFISGIGCSSRFPYYMNTYGMHSIHGRAPAIATGLATTRPDLSVWVVTGDGDALSIGGNHLIHALRRNVNLKILLFNNRIYGLTKGQYSPTSDPGTVTKSTPMGSLDTPFNPVSLALGAEATFVGRALDSDRKGLTEVLTAAAQHRGSALVEIYQNCPIFNDGAFDVLKDNDEASRRIIPLRSGEPVRFGPEGEYGVTATGWGGLEVGKVSEIGEDNLVVHDPTIADTAYAFALSRIGDQHLNHTPTGIFRQVTRPTYDDQVRAQLEQAKQARTPDLQALLRGKDTWTVS, encoded by the coding sequence GTGACGGCCACCGATCTGGGGCTGCCCACAGCAGGCGGGCTGGACCTCGTCCCCGGTACCGACGAGCCACAGAAGGCCAAGGACTACAAGTCCGACCAGGAAGTGCGCTGGTGCCCCGGTTGCGGCGACTACGTCGTGCTCAACACCATCCAGTCCTTCCTGCCCACCCTGGGTCTCAAGCGCGAGAACATCGTGTTCATCTCCGGAATCGGCTGCAGTTCCCGGTTCCCCTACTACATGAACACCTACGGGATGCACTCCATCCACGGCCGCGCCCCCGCCATCGCTACCGGCCTCGCCACCACGCGCCCCGACCTGTCGGTGTGGGTCGTCACCGGCGACGGCGACGCCCTCTCCATCGGCGGCAACCACCTCATCCACGCGCTGCGGCGCAACGTCAACCTCAAGATCCTGCTGTTCAACAACCGGATCTACGGTCTGACCAAGGGCCAGTACTCCCCCACCAGCGACCCCGGCACGGTCACCAAGTCCACCCCGATGGGATCGCTGGACACGCCCTTCAACCCCGTCTCGCTCGCCCTGGGTGCGGAAGCCACCTTCGTCGGCCGCGCGCTGGACTCCGATCGCAAGGGACTCACCGAGGTCCTCACCGCGGCCGCCCAGCACCGCGGTTCAGCGCTGGTGGAGATCTACCAGAACTGCCCGATCTTCAACGACGGGGCCTTCGACGTCCTCAAGGACAACGACGAGGCATCCCGTCGCATCATCCCGCTGCGGTCGGGTGAACCCGTTCGGTTCGGGCCCGAGGGTGAGTACGGCGTCACCGCGACCGGCTGGGGAGGTCTGGAAGTCGGCAAGGTCTCCGAGATCGGGGAGGACAACCTCGTCGTCCACGATCCGACCATCGCCGACACCGCCTACGCCTTCGCGCTCTCCCGCATCGGGGACCAGCACCTCAACCACACCCCGACGGGCATCTTCCGCCAGGTAACCAGGCCGACCTACGACGACCAGGTCCGGGCGCAACTCGAACAGGCCAAGCAGGCCAGGACACCCGACCTGCAGGCGCTGCTTCGCGGCAAGGACACCTGGACCGTCAGCTGA
- a CDS encoding sunset domain-containing protein, producing MSIFGQVWVYSAAAFVLGALLSWLFLARPARRSVRELRRRLTEVQSAPPARPAPPDRGHEARTGGGRSEGGPVAAMPSTRYVEPLPQAGQGEVTQHIPAAPSWPEQDSLRAYRSPEPPAVPADPSPAEPGFDTAAGASLGSVLEPESAPEEEPPRQEGRIAAEQEEPPRRVASLFQPASPADDEPEYTGDGADTANGAEQPPAYAFGDRDTPANDEAPVEQTQVLPKRQPRQALRGGFEPPKPIQPSLRPVTRREPETEAASGHSGSLFEPTVAPKGAAPSARETPESQEPRESPPGPFGPGSAMPRPGGARPSDDFTVKASVTALRYCTEDSPQFSRMVAEVWFRTPADAERVGFRPLG from the coding sequence ATGTCCATTTTCGGACAGGTATGGGTCTACAGTGCCGCCGCGTTCGTGCTTGGTGCGCTCCTCTCCTGGCTCTTTCTCGCTCGGCCCGCTCGACGCAGTGTCCGTGAGCTGCGACGCAGGCTCACGGAGGTGCAGTCGGCGCCTCCGGCGCGGCCCGCACCGCCCGACCGGGGCCACGAGGCGAGGACCGGCGGCGGTCGCTCGGAGGGTGGCCCGGTGGCTGCCATGCCGTCCACCAGGTACGTCGAGCCGTTGCCGCAGGCCGGGCAGGGCGAGGTGACACAGCACATCCCTGCGGCCCCCAGCTGGCCGGAGCAGGACAGCCTGCGGGCTTACCGCTCGCCGGAGCCACCGGCGGTGCCCGCGGACCCTTCCCCTGCCGAACCGGGCTTCGACACGGCCGCGGGTGCGAGCCTGGGCTCGGTCCTTGAGCCCGAATCGGCACCCGAGGAGGAGCCGCCGCGACAGGAGGGCCGCATCGCGGCCGAGCAGGAAGAGCCGCCCCGCCGGGTGGCGAGCCTGTTCCAGCCTGCTTCACCCGCCGACGACGAGCCCGAGTACACCGGCGATGGCGCCGACACCGCGAACGGGGCCGAGCAGCCTCCCGCGTACGCCTTCGGTGACCGCGACACACCCGCGAACGACGAGGCGCCCGTCGAGCAGACCCAGGTACTTCCGAAGCGGCAACCAAGGCAGGCGCTTCGAGGCGGATTCGAGCCGCCCAAGCCCATCCAGCCGTCGCTTCGTCCAGTCACGAGGCGGGAACCGGAGACCGAGGCGGCGAGCGGCCACAGCGGTTCGCTGTTCGAGCCCACCGTGGCACCGAAGGGTGCGGCGCCCTCGGCACGCGAGACGCCGGAGTCGCAGGAGCCGCGGGAATCACCGCCGGGACCGTTCGGCCCCGGTTCCGCGATGCCACGTCCCGGTGGTGCTAGGCCGTCGGACGACTTCACCGTCAAGGCCAGCGTGACGGCACTGCGCTACTGCACCGAGGATTCGCCGCAGTTCTCCCGCATGGTCGCGGAGGTCTGGTTTCGCACGCCCGCCGATGCCGAGCGGGTGGGGTTCCGCCCGCTCGGCTGA